One part of the Vogesella sp. LIG4 genome encodes these proteins:
- a CDS encoding P1 family peptidase produces MKQRATQLGIRIGHGRPGPLNAITDVPGVRVGHSSVREQFADGRRACTGVTVIEPRPDAARLQPCFAGVHVLNGNGDATGLEWVREAGVLTTPIAITNTHSVGVVRDSLIRLERQQLPAGDAVYWTMPVVMETFDGLLNDINGFHVSGEHVAEALQAAHGGLPAEGNVGGGSGMICHEFKGGIGTASRRLGAAQGGWTVGALVQANHGKRGSLLVQGYPVGRMLDDALIPSPFSQRRLPQPGMGSIVVVLATDAPLLPEQCRRLAQRASLGIARTGGGTEDSSGDIFLAFATGNQQLPVADYAQQGAFTQQVEMVRPDHISPLFEAAAEAVEEAIVNALLAAEDVDGNNGHQARALPHAALLGALRDLGWRAAGGE; encoded by the coding sequence ATGAAACAACGCGCAACACAACTCGGCATCCGCATCGGCCACGGCCGCCCCGGCCCGCTGAACGCCATTACCGACGTGCCGGGCGTGCGGGTAGGGCACAGCTCGGTACGCGAGCAGTTCGCCGACGGCCGCCGCGCCTGCACCGGGGTGACGGTGATCGAGCCGCGCCCCGACGCCGCCCGGCTGCAGCCCTGTTTTGCCGGCGTGCACGTGCTCAACGGCAACGGCGACGCCACCGGCCTGGAGTGGGTACGCGAGGCTGGCGTGCTCACCACGCCCATCGCCATCACCAACACCCACAGCGTGGGCGTGGTGCGCGACAGCCTGATCCGCCTGGAGCGGCAGCAGTTGCCCGCCGGCGATGCGGTGTACTGGACCATGCCGGTGGTGATGGAAACCTTCGACGGCCTGCTGAACGACATCAACGGCTTTCACGTGAGCGGAGAGCACGTGGCCGAAGCGCTGCAGGCGGCACACGGCGGCCTGCCGGCGGAGGGCAATGTCGGTGGCGGCAGCGGCATGATCTGCCACGAGTTCAAGGGCGGCATCGGCACCGCCTCGCGCCGGCTTGGCGCTGCGCAGGGCGGCTGGACGGTGGGCGCGCTGGTGCAGGCCAACCACGGCAAGCGCGGCTCGCTGCTGGTGCAGGGCTACCCCGTTGGCCGCATGCTGGACGATGCGCTGATCCCGTCGCCGTTCAGCCAGCGTCGGCTGCCGCAGCCGGGCATGGGTTCCATCGTGGTGGTGCTGGCCACCGACGCGCCGCTGCTGCCGGAGCAGTGTCGCCGCCTGGCGCAGCGCGCCTCGCTGGGCATTGCCCGCACCGGCGGGGGCACCGAGGACTCCAGCGGCGACATCTTCCTGGCGTTTGCCACCGGCAACCAGCAGCTGCCGGTGGCCGACTATGCGCAGCAGGGGGCGTTCACCCAGCAGGTGGAAATGGTGCGTCCGGATCACATCTCGCCGCTGTTCGAAGCGGCGGCGGAGGCGGTGGAAGAGGCCATCGTCAATGCCTTGCTGGCGGCGGAGGATGTCGATGGTAACAACGGCCACCAGGCCAGGGCCTTGCCGCACGCGGCATTGCTGGGTGCGCTGCGCGACTTGGGCTGGCGCGCTGCCGGCGGGGAGTGA
- a CDS encoding APC family permease, whose protein sequence is MSKQNTSSGLRRSLGIADVVLITVSGVTPASSIFVIAPFAIHGAGTGAFLSFVLAAILAVTYALCYAELGAAHPNAGGEYVIVQRLFGRLACLQMYLFVLCLLLFIPAVLATGAATYLNSALGTQFDSASVALVVVVLCYAIGILDIKLNALVTGLFLGVEVLVLALIAVLGFGQQHQSAALLLHPVMADSHGVLATVSVPVIAAMIGSAMFSYNGFGGAIYLAEDMHERHQGGKAMARAVLISLGIVVLVELLPMTALLLGAPSLTELARQADPISYVVSSLSSPLLARAVSGGIFLSVFNAIIAIVLQSSRFLYASGRDGMWPARMNEALLRIHPRFGTPWIATLLFAVPSALLTFNSNLADLTSFTVILILLSYLGMGIAALVSRRRSDIHHPYTMSWWPLPVLLAIGGTLYTLWAILQDAPLRDFLIVAAIIVVGLLFGRWQERAQQPATSTR, encoded by the coding sequence GTGTCAAAACAAAATACCAGCAGCGGATTGCGGCGCTCGCTCGGCATTGCCGACGTGGTGCTGATTACCGTTTCCGGGGTCACCCCGGCCAGTTCCATCTTCGTGATCGCCCCGTTCGCCATTCATGGCGCCGGCACCGGGGCCTTCCTGTCCTTCGTGCTGGCGGCCATCCTCGCGGTGACCTATGCGCTGTGTTACGCCGAGCTTGGCGCCGCGCACCCCAACGCCGGCGGGGAGTATGTGATCGTGCAGCGGCTGTTCGGGCGGCTGGCCTGCCTGCAGATGTATCTGTTCGTGCTGTGCCTGCTGCTGTTCATTCCGGCGGTGCTGGCCACCGGCGCCGCCACCTATCTCAATTCCGCGCTGGGCACGCAGTTCGACAGCGCCAGTGTGGCGCTGGTGGTGGTAGTGCTGTGCTACGCGATAGGCATTCTCGACATCAAGCTCAACGCGCTGGTGACCGGGCTGTTCCTCGGCGTGGAGGTGCTGGTACTGGCGCTGATCGCGGTGCTGGGCTTTGGCCAGCAGCATCAGTCGGCTGCCCTGCTGCTGCACCCGGTGATGGCCGACAGCCATGGTGTGCTGGCCACGGTGTCGGTGCCGGTGATCGCCGCCATGATCGGCAGCGCCATGTTCTCCTACAACGGTTTTGGCGGTGCCATCTACCTGGCCGAAGACATGCACGAACGTCACCAGGGCGGCAAGGCCATGGCGCGCGCGGTGCTGATTTCGCTGGGCATCGTGGTGCTGGTGGAGCTGCTGCCGATGACCGCGCTGCTGCTGGGCGCACCGTCGCTGACCGAGCTTGCCAGACAGGCGGACCCGATCAGCTACGTGGTCAGCAGCCTCAGTTCGCCGCTGCTGGCTCGGGCGGTGAGCGGCGGCATTTTCCTGTCGGTGTTCAACGCCATCATCGCCATCGTGCTGCAGAGCAGCCGCTTCCTGTACGCCAGCGGCCGCGACGGCATGTGGCCGGCGCGCATGAACGAAGCGCTGCTGCGCATCCACCCGCGTTTCGGCACGCCGTGGATCGCCACCCTGCTGTTCGCGGTGCCATCGGCGCTGCTCACCTTCAACTCCAACCTGGCGGACCTGACCTCGTTCACCGTGATCCTGATCCTGCTGTCCTACCTCGGCATGGGCATTGCCGCGCTGGTCAGCCGCCGCCGTAGCGATATCCATCACCCGTACACCATGTCGTGGTGGCCGCTGCCGGTACTGCTGGCGATAGGCGGCACCCTGTACACCTTGTGGGCCATCCTGCAGGACGCGCCGCTGCGCGACTTCCTGATCGTGGCCGCCATCATCGTGGTCGGCCTGCTGTTCGGCCGCTGGCAAGAGCGGGCACAGCAACCGGCAACCTCAACCCGATAG
- a CDS encoding helix-turn-helix transcriptional regulator, translating to MEGLLRELPLHHGLAQLFEHLGGARFWRALVLQLRQLAPFDNALAVCFTPRQAPLILDESSFDAAPAASPMPLYCQGLYLLDPFYQLACEPFTDGLHHLPDIAPDQFQQSTYYLDYHRKEVGVDEVQFLLRLAPEQVLSLSLGSSSPYQAEQIGRLRIVQGWVLAAMKRHWQLQEAPQASPPRNGLSDQLAQMLEQFGRGCLSERESEIARLTLRGLSSKAIAQQLAISPETVKVHRRNMYNKLGVANHSELFNRFICQLSQNG from the coding sequence ATGGAAGGTCTGCTTCGAGAACTGCCGTTGCACCACGGCCTGGCACAGCTGTTCGAGCACTTGGGTGGTGCGCGTTTCTGGCGCGCGCTGGTCTTGCAGCTGCGCCAGCTTGCGCCGTTCGACAACGCGCTGGCAGTGTGCTTCACCCCGCGGCAAGCGCCGCTGATCCTGGATGAATCCAGCTTCGACGCCGCGCCGGCAGCCTCGCCGATGCCGCTGTACTGCCAGGGCCTGTACCTGCTGGACCCGTTCTACCAACTGGCCTGCGAGCCGTTTACCGATGGCCTGCACCACCTGCCGGACATCGCGCCGGACCAGTTCCAGCAAAGCACCTACTACCTGGACTATCACCGCAAGGAGGTAGGCGTGGACGAGGTGCAGTTCCTGCTGCGGCTGGCGCCCGAGCAGGTGCTGTCGCTGTCGCTGGGCAGCAGCAGCCCCTACCAGGCCGAACAGATCGGCCGCCTGCGCATCGTGCAGGGCTGGGTGCTGGCGGCCATGAAACGGCACTGGCAGCTACAGGAAGCGCCGCAGGCCAGCCCGCCGCGCAATGGTCTGTCCGACCAGCTGGCGCAGATGCTGGAACAGTTCGGCCGTGGCTGCCTGTCGGAGCGCGAATCGGAAATCGCCCGCCTCACCCTGCGCGGCCTGTCCAGCAAGGCCATTGCCCAGCAGTTGGCGATTTCGCCGGAAACGGTGAAGGTGCACCGCCGCAATATGTACAACAAGCTGGGGGTGGCCAATCATTCCGAACTGTTCAACCGCTTCATCTGCCAGCTAAGCCAGAACGGTTAG
- a CDS encoding cation:proton antiporter, which produces MHATPLITTLVGALLAAFALGALALKLRLPPLLGYLAAGIIVGPFTPGFVADGHLAAELAELGVILLMFGVGLHFSIHDLLAVRRIALPGAIAQIAVAIALGYGLSVLLGWPLAEGLLFGMALSVASTVVLLKSLEEHQRLETPAGKVAVGWLVTEDIATILALVLIPAIAGNDAANLGGSLQAILLTLGKVAAFVAVMMLVGQKLIPLMLEKIVHTGSREMFRLGVLATALGVAYGASALFDVSFALGAFFAGTVLAGSPFSHRAAEEAMPLRDAFSVLFFVAAGMLFDPRVLLDDLPAVLATLAIIIVGKGLAAWWLMASLRQPRADRWLIAASLAQIGEFSFILAGLGLQLELLSSRGHALIMAGAILSILLNPFVFKLALRRGGGAAAGVAV; this is translated from the coding sequence ATGCACGCAACACCCCTCATCACCACCCTTGTCGGCGCCCTGCTGGCGGCGTTCGCACTGGGCGCGCTGGCACTGAAGCTGCGCCTGCCGCCGCTGCTGGGCTATCTTGCCGCCGGCATCATCGTCGGCCCGTTCACCCCCGGTTTCGTTGCCGACGGCCACCTGGCCGCCGAGCTGGCCGAACTGGGCGTGATCCTGCTGATGTTCGGCGTGGGCCTGCATTTCTCCATTCACGACCTGCTGGCGGTGCGGCGCATCGCCCTGCCCGGCGCCATCGCGCAGATCGCGGTGGCCATCGCGCTGGGCTACGGCCTGTCGGTGTTACTGGGCTGGCCGCTGGCCGAAGGGCTGCTGTTCGGCATGGCGCTGTCGGTGGCCAGTACCGTGGTGCTGCTCAAGTCGCTGGAGGAACACCAGCGGCTGGAAACCCCGGCCGGCAAGGTGGCGGTGGGCTGGCTGGTGACCGAGGACATCGCCACCATCCTGGCGCTGGTGCTGATTCCGGCCATTGCCGGCAACGATGCGGCCAACCTTGGCGGCTCGCTGCAGGCCATCCTGCTGACGCTGGGCAAGGTGGCGGCCTTCGTGGCAGTGATGATGCTGGTGGGGCAGAAGCTGATTCCGCTGATGCTGGAAAAGATCGTGCACACCGGCAGCCGCGAGATGTTCCGCCTGGGCGTGCTGGCCACTGCGCTGGGCGTGGCCTACGGCGCCAGTGCGCTATTCGATGTGTCGTTCGCGCTGGGCGCCTTCTTTGCCGGCACGGTGCTGGCCGGCTCGCCGTTCAGCCACCGCGCTGCCGAGGAGGCGATGCCGCTGCGCGATGCGTTCTCGGTGCTGTTCTTCGTGGCCGCCGGCATGCTGTTCGACCCGCGCGTGCTGCTGGACGACCTGCCGGCGGTGCTGGCCACGCTGGCCATCATCATCGTCGGCAAAGGGTTGGCCGCATGGTGGCTGATGGCCTCGCTGCGCCAGCCGCGGGCCGACCGCTGGCTGATTGCCGCCAGCCTGGCGCAGATCGGCGAGTTTTCCTTCATCCTCGCCGGCCTGGGGCTGCAGCTGGAGCTGCTGTCCAGCCGCGGCCATGCGCTGATCATGGCCGGCGCCATCCTGTCCATCCTGCTCAACCCCTTCGTGTTCAAGCTGGCACTGCGTCGCGGCGGCGGCGCTGCAGCCGGCGTGGCGGTGTGA
- the miaB gene encoding tRNA (N6-isopentenyl adenosine(37)-C2)-methylthiotransferase MiaB, with protein MKKVYIKTFGCQMNEYDSDKMVDVLGSSEGMIKTDNPEEADVILFNTCSVREKAQEKVFSDLGRIRPLKEANPDLIIGVGGCVASQEGDSIVKRAPFVDVVFGPQTLHRLPELIKGRQQSGAAQVDISFPEIEKFDHIPPAKVEGGAAFVSIMEGCSKYCSFCVVPYTRGEEVSRPFEDVLTEIAGLTAQGVKEITLLGQNVNAYRGKMADGEIADFAMLLEYVHEIPGVERMRFTTSHPREFNQRIIDCYGKLPKLVSHLHLPVQSGCDRVLTAMKRGYTALEYKSIIRKLRALRPDLCLSSDFIVGFPGETEADFEATLKLVKDLEFDFSFVFIYSPRPGTPAANLPDDTPHKEKVRRLEALNEVIEARGFDINKSMVGSVQHVLVEAISKKDPNMLAGRTANNRVVNFHGNPRLINQMIEVVITEAFPHSLGGEVLTTETV; from the coding sequence ATGAAAAAGGTTTACATCAAGACATTCGGCTGCCAGATGAACGAGTACGACTCCGACAAGATGGTGGATGTACTGGGCAGCAGCGAAGGCATGATCAAGACGGATAACCCGGAAGAAGCCGACGTTATCCTGTTCAACACCTGTAGCGTGCGCGAAAAGGCGCAGGAGAAAGTGTTCTCCGACCTGGGCCGCATCCGCCCGCTGAAGGAAGCCAACCCCGACCTGATCATCGGCGTGGGCGGCTGCGTGGCCTCGCAGGAAGGCGACAGCATCGTCAAGCGCGCGCCGTTCGTGGACGTGGTGTTCGGCCCGCAGACCCTGCACCGCCTGCCGGAGCTGATCAAGGGCCGCCAGCAGAGCGGCGCCGCCCAGGTAGACATTTCCTTCCCGGAAATCGAGAAGTTCGACCACATTCCGCCGGCCAAGGTGGAAGGCGGCGCGGCCTTCGTCTCCATCATGGAAGGCTGTTCCAAATACTGCTCGTTCTGCGTGGTGCCCTACACCCGCGGCGAGGAAGTATCGCGCCCGTTCGAGGACGTACTCACCGAGATCGCCGGCCTCACCGCCCAGGGCGTGAAGGAAATCACCCTGCTGGGGCAGAACGTCAACGCCTACCGCGGCAAGATGGCCGATGGCGAGATCGCCGACTTCGCCATGCTGCTGGAGTACGTGCACGAGATTCCGGGCGTGGAGCGCATGCGCTTCACCACCAGCCACCCGCGTGAATTCAACCAGCGCATCATCGATTGCTACGGCAAGCTGCCCAAGCTGGTTTCCCACCTGCACCTGCCGGTGCAAAGCGGCTGCGACCGCGTGCTCACCGCGATGAAACGCGGCTACACCGCGCTGGAATACAAGTCCATCATCCGCAAGCTGCGCGCGCTGCGCCCGGACCTGTGCCTGTCGTCCGACTTCATCGTCGGCTTCCCCGGCGAGACCGAGGCCGATTTCGAGGCGACGCTGAAACTGGTGAAGGATCTGGAGTTCGACTTCAGCTTCGTGTTCATCTACAGCCCGCGCCCGGGCACGCCTGCGGCCAACCTGCCGGACGACACCCCGCACAAGGAGAAAGTGCGCCGGCTGGAAGCGCTGAACGAGGTGATCGAGGCCCGTGGCTTCGACATCAACAAGAGCATGGTGGGCAGCGTGCAGCACGTGCTGGTGGAAGCCATCTCCAAGAAAGACCCGAACATGCTGGCCGGCCGTACCGCCAACAACCGCGTGGTGAACTTCCACGGCAACCCGCGCCTGATCAACCAGATGATCGAAGTAGTGATCACCGAAGCCTTCCCGCATTCGCTGGGCGGCGAGGTGCTGACTACCGAGACGGTATAA
- a CDS encoding YciI family protein, with product MYVVSLHYTAPLSRIDELVPAHVTWLQAAYRDGLLLASGRKLPRTGGVILARSMPREQLDALLAQDPFARAGVAEYDITEFAPSLSAPELAHLLEPA from the coding sequence ATGTACGTGGTTTCGCTGCACTACACCGCACCGCTGAGCCGCATCGACGAACTGGTGCCGGCACACGTGACCTGGCTGCAGGCAGCCTACCGCGACGGCCTGCTGCTGGCCTCCGGCCGCAAGCTGCCACGCACCGGCGGCGTGATCCTGGCGCGGAGCATGCCGCGCGAGCAACTGGATGCGCTGCTGGCGCAAGACCCGTTCGCCCGCGCCGGCGTGGCCGAATACGACATCACCGAATTCGCCCCCAGCCTGAGCGCACCGGAACTTGCCCACCTGCTGGAGCCGGCATGA
- a CDS encoding PhoH family protein, which translates to MSEQQSCSYQFTPVDNERLARLTGPLDENLKQIETGLDVSIQRRAEQFNIKGEQATRALLLLQRCYELAEKRELNVRDIQLGLVEARQDNPADDDSPQLATRRRDLKGRTPRQSSYIKQIFSHDITFGVGPAGTGKTYLAVACAVDAMERDAVKRIVLVRPAVEAGEKLGFLPGDLAQKVDPYLRPLYDALYDLMGFDKVARLFEKNLIEIAPLAYMRGRTLNNAFIILDEAQNTTPEQMKMFLTRIGFGSKAVITGDVTQIDLARHQKSGLVEVEHILKDVRGIHFHHFNSEDVVRHPLVQKIVDAYDRYQSKQDNETSQT; encoded by the coding sequence ATGAGCGAGCAACAAAGCTGCAGTTACCAGTTCACCCCGGTGGACAACGAACGACTGGCGCGCCTCACCGGCCCGCTGGATGAAAACCTCAAGCAGATCGAAACCGGGCTGGATGTCAGCATCCAGCGCCGCGCCGAGCAGTTCAACATCAAGGGTGAGCAGGCCACCCGCGCGCTGCTGCTGCTGCAACGCTGCTACGAGCTGGCGGAAAAGCGTGAGCTGAACGTGCGCGACATCCAGCTGGGGCTGGTGGAAGCGCGCCAGGACAACCCGGCAGACGACGATTCGCCGCAGCTGGCCACCCGCCGCCGCGACCTCAAGGGCCGCACCCCGCGCCAGAGCAGCTACATCAAGCAGATCTTCAGCCATGACATCACCTTCGGCGTCGGCCCGGCCGGTACCGGCAAGACCTACCTGGCGGTGGCCTGCGCGGTGGACGCCATGGAGCGCGACGCAGTGAAGCGCATCGTGCTGGTGCGCCCGGCGGTGGAAGCCGGCGAGAAGCTGGGCTTCCTGCCCGGCGACCTGGCACAGAAGGTGGACCCGTACCTGCGCCCGCTGTACGACGCGCTGTACGACCTGATGGGCTTCGACAAGGTGGCGCGGCTGTTCGAGAAGAACCTGATCGAGATCGCGCCGCTGGCCTATATGCGCGGGCGCACGCTGAACAACGCCTTCATCATCCTGGACGAGGCGCAGAACACCACGCCGGAACAGATGAAGATGTTCCTCACCCGCATCGGCTTCGGCTCCAAGGCGGTGATCACCGGCGACGTGACGCAGATCGACCTGGCCCGCCACCAGAAGAGCGGGCTGGTGGAGGTCGAGCACATCCTCAAGGACGTGCGCGGCATCCATTTCCATCATTTCAACAGCGAAGACGTGGTGCGCCATCCGCTGGTGCAGAAAATCGTCGACGCCTACGACCGTTATCAAAGCAAGCAAGACAATGAAACAAGCCAAACGTAA
- the ybeY gene encoding rRNA maturation RNase YbeY has product MKQAKRNPLLQRLAARLELSLEDRLESEQPLPEGKLWRRWCQAALQSGVRQAQISLVVVDETEGRTLNRDYRGKDYATNVLSFALNEGDSVAGMPLFGDLVFCAPVVAREAAEQGKALEAHYAHLAVHGMLHLQGFDHEADDEADRMEALETAILAKLGYADPYATEKA; this is encoded by the coding sequence ATGAAACAAGCCAAACGTAATCCGCTGCTGCAAAGGTTGGCCGCACGCCTGGAACTGAGCCTGGAAGACCGCCTGGAAAGCGAACAGCCGCTGCCGGAAGGCAAACTGTGGCGCCGCTGGTGCCAGGCCGCGCTGCAAAGCGGTGTGCGCCAGGCACAGATCTCGCTTGTGGTGGTGGACGAAACCGAGGGCCGCACGCTGAACCGCGACTACCGCGGCAAGGACTACGCCACCAATGTGCTGTCCTTCGCGCTGAACGAAGGCGACAGCGTGGCGGGCATGCCACTGTTCGGCGACCTGGTGTTCTGCGCCCCGGTGGTGGCGCGCGAGGCCGCCGAGCAAGGCAAGGCGCTGGAAGCGCACTATGCGCACCTGGCCGTGCACGGCATGCTGCACCTGCAGGGCTTCGATCACGAGGCCGATGACGAGGCGGACAGAATGGAAGCGCTTGAAACGGCCATCCTCGCCAAGTTAGGCTATGCCGACCCTTACGCCACCGAAAAGGCCTGA
- a CDS encoding HlyC/CorC family transporter: protein MDDSSKPSPSWFERLLNRFTHEPEDREELKAQLHAAFERNLLDAEALAMIEGVLSFSERTVREIMMQRSQMDVISLDDTVEKLLPRVIELGHSRFPVIGDDKDDVKGILLTKDLLRYFTAPQDFNLQAMLRPVVFVPESKRVDSLLREFRATKTHMAIAVDEYGGVSGLVTIEDVLEEIVGDIDDEHDLIESEEEIVPVRGGRYRVLATTTVEDFNTFFESQLPNDEVDTVGGLVTANLGYVPARGEGLQLDGWHFTVIRADSRRLQALLVERRGLAQD from the coding sequence ATGGACGATTCCAGTAAACCTTCCCCCAGTTGGTTCGAGCGCCTGCTGAACCGTTTCACCCACGAGCCGGAAGACCGCGAGGAGCTGAAAGCCCAGCTGCACGCCGCCTTCGAGCGCAATCTGCTGGATGCAGAAGCGCTGGCGATGATCGAAGGCGTGCTGTCGTTCTCCGAACGCACGGTGCGCGAGATCATGATGCAGCGCAGCCAGATGGATGTGATCAGCCTGGACGACACGGTGGAAAAGCTGCTGCCGCGCGTCATCGAGCTTGGCCATTCGCGCTTTCCGGTGATCGGCGACGACAAGGACGACGTCAAGGGCATCCTGCTCACCAAGGATTTGCTGCGCTACTTCACCGCGCCGCAGGACTTCAACCTGCAGGCCATGCTGCGCCCGGTGGTGTTCGTGCCGGAAAGCAAGCGCGTGGACAGCCTGCTGCGCGAATTCCGCGCCACCAAGACGCATATGGCGATTGCCGTCGATGAATACGGCGGCGTGTCCGGCCTGGTGACCATCGAGGACGTGCTGGAGGAAATCGTCGGCGACATCGACGACGAGCACGACCTGATCGAGTCGGAAGAGGAAATCGTGCCGGTGCGCGGCGGCCGCTATCGCGTGCTGGCCACCACCACGGTGGAAGACTTCAACACCTTCTTTGAGAGCCAGCTGCCGAACGACGAAGTGGACACCGTCGGCGGCCTGGTCACCGCCAACCTCGGCTATGTGCCGGCGCGAGGCGAGGGCCTGCAGCTGGATGGCTGGCATTTCACCGTGATCCGCGCCGACAGCCGCCGCCTGCAGGCACTGCTGGTGGAACGCCGCGGCCTGGCACAGGATTGA
- the lnt gene encoding apolipoprotein N-acyltransferase — protein MLLQLAWLLLTIGSGAATVLAYAPYRLFFLMPLCLATLLWLVQRWPQRAFTTAWLWGLTAYCSQFYWIYISLHDIAGLPSPLAGGMTLLLPAYLALYPALACHLTVRIHSHGWVRHLLLFPAAWTVGEWLRSWMLTGFPWGAAGYSQITESPLAGYAPLGGIHLVTFAVALSASLLAWLPQLPRKGMLSGLLAIALLWGGGDLAKRQQWTQDSGKPLTVSLLQGNIPQALKWDPATFEFTLATYYRMVAQAPASQLLLLPETALPVFLDDMPSGYLTMINGAADLKNSALITGLPRRTPDGRGYLNAVVALNQPQFPYYAKDHLVPFGEFIPLPMITSWIYQFMNMPLSGFSRGGPMQHPLQVADQRIAFNVCYEDGFGEELIGPAANATMLANVSNLAWFGKSNAMSQHLQLSQARALETGRAMLRSTNTGMTAVIDHRGEVVAVAAPDTRQTISATVQGRSGLTPYMQTGNLPILALCAALLLIAAGLGLWQRQQQRTALEH, from the coding sequence ATGCTGTTGCAACTCGCCTGGCTGCTGCTCACCATCGGCAGCGGCGCCGCCACCGTACTGGCCTATGCGCCCTACCGGCTGTTCTTCCTGATGCCGCTGTGCCTGGCCACCCTGCTGTGGCTCGTGCAACGTTGGCCGCAGCGTGCCTTTACCACTGCCTGGCTGTGGGGGCTTACCGCCTACTGCAGCCAGTTCTACTGGATCTACATCAGCCTGCACGACATCGCCGGCCTGCCATCGCCCCTGGCCGGCGGCATGACGCTGCTGCTGCCCGCCTACCTGGCGCTGTATCCGGCGCTGGCCTGCCACCTGACGGTGCGCATCCACAGCCATGGCTGGGTGCGTCACCTGCTGCTGTTTCCGGCGGCGTGGACGGTGGGTGAATGGCTGCGCAGCTGGATGCTCACCGGTTTTCCGTGGGGCGCCGCCGGCTACAGCCAGATCACCGAAAGCCCGCTGGCCGGCTACGCGCCGCTGGGCGGCATCCACCTGGTGACCTTTGCCGTGGCGCTGAGCGCCAGCCTGCTGGCCTGGCTGCCGCAGCTGCCACGCAAGGGCATGCTGAGCGGCCTGCTGGCCATTGCCCTGCTGTGGGGCGGCGGTGACCTGGCCAAGCGCCAGCAATGGACGCAGGACAGCGGCAAGCCGCTGACGGTATCGCTGCTGCAGGGCAATATCCCGCAGGCGCTGAAGTGGGACCCGGCCACCTTCGAATTCACCCTCGCCACCTATTACCGCATGGTGGCGCAGGCGCCGGCCTCGCAGCTGCTGCTGCTGCCGGAAACCGCGCTGCCGGTGTTCCTGGACGACATGCCTTCCGGCTACCTGACCATGATCAACGGCGCCGCCGACCTGAAGAACAGTGCGCTGATCACCGGCCTGCCACGGCGCACGCCGGACGGCCGCGGCTATCTCAACGCCGTGGTGGCGCTGAACCAGCCGCAGTTCCCCTACTACGCCAAGGATCACCTGGTGCCGTTCGGCGAGTTCATCCCGCTGCCGATGATCACCAGCTGGATCTACCAGTTCATGAACATGCCGCTGTCCGGCTTCAGCCGCGGCGGGCCCATGCAGCACCCGCTGCAGGTGGCCGACCAGCGCATCGCCTTCAACGTCTGCTACGAGGACGGCTTCGGCGAGGAACTGATCGGCCCTGCGGCCAACGCCACCATGCTGGCCAACGTCAGCAACCTGGCCTGGTTCGGCAAGAGCAACGCCATGAGCCAGCACCTGCAGCTGTCGCAGGCGCGGGCACTGGAAACCGGCCGCGCCATGCTGCGCAGTACCAATACCGGCATGACCGCAGTGATCGACCATCGCGGCGAAGTGGTCGCCGTTGCCGCGCCGGACACCCGCCAGACCATCAGCGCCACGGTGCAGGGCCGCAGCGGCCTGACGCCGTATATGCAGACCGGCAACCTGCCCATCCTGGCGCTGTGTGCCGCCCTGCTGCTGATCGCCGCCGGCCTGGGCTTGTGGCAACGCCAGCAGCAGCGTACTGCGCTGGAGCACTGA